The following coding sequences are from one Nicotiana tomentosiformis chromosome 3, ASM39032v3, whole genome shotgun sequence window:
- the LOC138908673 gene encoding uncharacterized protein, which produces MEEYEACILGLKLAIDMNVQELLVISDLDLLVHQVLGEWATKNTKILPYFYYVQELMKIFTKIESKHVPRIQNEFVDELATLSSMIQHPDKNFIDSISVGIHNQPAYCAHIEEEVDGNPWFHDIKEYLAKGEYPEHANHT; this is translated from the coding sequence atggaagaatatgaggcttgcatcttgggactcaagttggccattgacatgaacgttcaggaattgCTAGTAATTAGTGACTTagaccttttggtacatcaggttctaggagaatgggctacaaagaataccaaaatactgCCGTATTTTTACTATGTACAAGAATTAATGAAGatattcacaaagatagagtccaaacatgttccgagaatccagaatgagttcgtagATGaattggccactctatcttccatgatacaacacccagacaagaatttcatcgactcTATCTCGGtagggattcataatcagccagcttattgtgctcatattGAAGAAGAAgttgatggaaatccatggttccatgacattaaagaatatttggcaaaaggagaatacccggagcatgcaaatcatacttaG